In a genomic window of Streptomyces pristinaespiralis:
- a CDS encoding DEAD/DEAH box helicase: MSTFSTDHAVMPENDEIVETVVVDAAEAAEASEEPQTTFSDLGLPEGVVRKLAQNGVTTPFPIQAATIPDALAGKDILGRGRTGSGKTLSFGLPTLATLAGGHTEKKKPRAIILTPTRELAMQVADALQPYGDVLGLKMKVVCGGTSMGNQIYALERGVDVLVATPGRLRDIINRGACSLENVRVAVLDEADQMSDLGFLPEVTELLDQIPAGGQRMLFSATMENEISTLVKRYLTDPVTHEVDSAQGNVTTMSHHVLVVKPKDKAPVTAAIAARKGRTIIFVRTQLGADRIAEQLRESGVKADALHGGMTQGARTRTLADFKEGYVNALVATDVAARGIHVDGIDLVLNVDPAGDHKDYLHRSGRTARAGKSGVVVSLSLPHQRRQIFRLMEDAGVDASRHIVGGAGAFDPEVAEITGARSLTEVQADSANNAAKQAEREVVELTRQLERVQRRATELREEADRLVARAARERGEDPEAAVAEVTEAAVAELAAVPEQAEPVRDSRDERPSSDRRDERGNFRRDDRRDDRGGRSFERRDDRGGDRGGDRGGFRRDDRGGRSFERRDGDRGGFRRDNDRGGDRGGFRRDDRRDDRGGRTFERRDDRGGDRGGFRREDDRGGRSFERRDGDRGGFRRDNDRGGDRGGFRRDDRPAGHRGSDRPFNRDRRDDRPSSGFRPGAGDRPYGRRDDHRGGAGSSSGSFGGGRRDDKPRWKRNG, from the coding sequence ATGTCCACTTTCAGCACTGATCACGCCGTCATGCCCGAGAACGACGAGATTGTCGAGACGGTCGTCGTCGACGCCGCAGAGGCCGCAGAGGCCTCCGAGGAGCCGCAGACCACGTTCTCCGACCTCGGTCTCCCCGAGGGCGTCGTGCGCAAGCTCGCCCAGAACGGCGTGACCACGCCCTTCCCGATCCAGGCCGCGACCATCCCGGACGCCCTGGCCGGCAAGGACATCCTCGGCCGTGGCCGCACCGGCTCCGGCAAGACCCTCTCCTTCGGTCTGCCGACCCTGGCCACGCTGGCCGGCGGCCACACCGAGAAGAAGAAGCCCCGCGCGATCATCCTCACCCCGACCCGTGAGCTCGCGATGCAGGTCGCGGACGCGCTGCAGCCCTACGGCGACGTGCTCGGCCTCAAGATGAAGGTCGTCTGCGGCGGTACCTCCATGGGCAACCAGATCTACGCCCTCGAGCGCGGCGTCGACGTCCTCGTCGCCACCCCGGGCCGCCTGCGCGACATCATCAACCGCGGCGCCTGCTCCCTGGAGAACGTCCGGGTCGCAGTCCTCGACGAGGCCGACCAGATGTCCGACCTGGGCTTCCTGCCCGAGGTCACCGAGCTGCTCGACCAGATCCCGGCCGGCGGCCAGCGCATGCTCTTCTCCGCCACCATGGAGAACGAGATCAGCACGCTGGTCAAGCGCTACCTGACCGACCCGGTCACGCACGAGGTCGACAGCGCCCAGGGCAACGTCACGACCATGAGCCACCACGTGCTCGTCGTGAAGCCCAAGGACAAGGCGCCGGTCACGGCCGCCATCGCCGCCCGTAAGGGCCGCACGATCATCTTCGTCCGCACCCAGCTCGGCGCCGACCGCATCGCGGAGCAGCTGCGCGAGTCGGGCGTGAAGGCGGACGCGCTGCACGGCGGTATGACCCAGGGCGCCCGTACCCGCACGCTGGCCGACTTCAAGGAGGGCTACGTCAACGCGCTCGTCGCGACCGACGTCGCCGCCCGCGGTATCCACGTCGACGGCATCGACCTGGTCCTGAACGTGGACCCGGCCGGTGACCACAAGGACTACCTGCACCGCTCCGGCCGTACGGCCCGTGCCGGCAAGTCCGGTGTCGTCGTCTCGCTGTCGCTGCCGCACCAGCGCCGCCAGATCTTCCGCCTGATGGAGGACGCGGGCGTCGACGCCTCGCGTCACATCGTCGGCGGAGCGGGCGCGTTCGACCCGGAGGTCGCCGAGATCACCGGCGCCCGTTCGCTGACCGAGGTCCAGGCCGACTCCGCGAACAACGCCGCCAAGCAGGCCGAGCGCGAGGTCGTCGAACTGACCCGCCAGCTCGAGCGCGTCCAGCGCCGTGCGACCGAGCTGCGCGAGGAGGCCGACCGTCTGGTCGCCCGCGCCGCCCGTGAGCGTGGTGAGGACCCGGAGGCAGCGGTCGCCGAGGTGACCGAGGCCGCGGTGGCCGAGCTCGCCGCGGTGCCGGAGCAGGCCGAGCCGGTGCGCGACTCCCGTGACGAGCGTCCCTCGTCCGACCGCCGTGACGAGCGTGGCAACTTCCGCCGCGACGACCGTCGTGACGACCGCGGTGGCCGTTCCTTCGAGCGCCGTGACGACCGTGGCGGCGACCGCGGTGGTGACCGTGGCGGCTTCCGTCGTGACGACCGTGGTGGCCGTTCCTTCGAGCGTCGTGACGGTGACCGTGGCGGCTTCCGCCGGGACAACGACCGCGGTGGGGACCGTGGTGGCTTCCGTCGCGACGACCGTCGTGACGACCGCGGTGGCCGTACCTTCGAGCGCCGTGACGACCGCGGTGGCGACCGTGGCGGCTTCCGCCGCGAGGACGACCGTGGTGGCCGTTCCTTCGAGCGCCGTGACGGTGACCGTGGCGGCTTCCGCCGGGACAACGACCGCGGTGGCGACCGTGGTGGCTTCCGCCGCGACGACCGCCCCGCCGGTCACCGTGGCAGCGACCGTCCGTTCAACCGTGACCGCCGTGACGACCGCCCCTCGAGCGGCTTCCGTCCCGGTGCCGGCGACCGCCCGTACGGCCGCCGCGACGACCACCGCGGTGGCGCCGGTTCGAGCTCCGGCTCCTTCGGTGGCGGCCGCCGTGACGACAAGCCGCGCTGGAAGCGCAACGGCTGA
- a CDS encoding FG-GAP-like repeat-containing protein has product MAAATLVAGVGPFALTATAAEGDGVVFPAAAASQPRTVVPLVAGPTGYLRYEQGVGHFWSTYAGVSTPISVEEEGPEADGTYGAGLDGFATYLADWTPRSDSVRLVNMATDSVSYLDIPSGHRYVGAFGSTVVTFTQETATAPRAWHLLRLVNGSVQDTPVTGWPEGALPPAKAVTGGADGVLVTYEVGGVPRSGWVDLASAQVRPLPADATARPVSTVHGPTEVVEWAKDGKARFYAKGGADASGPLALTATADLPYNEGDVLLGVVGDRLIVGRASGQASSAPYRVVSVPRTGGDETTLFAHGRGQVMAAPDGGLLLVAGTAADALGVQRLRAEGDGTTAAELADVTPLTSKPRSLSFSHGRLHSLERMPDETNSYRSRTVSVTGELTAGATQEHGDFGFPLEECTDSNGCPEPMATGDGRMVVQPPYGSDLPALVVEPGGTSGRVLSDELENVRINDVSGRYAIGSGRTGTGEWVSNTAFDLDTGKRLATFEVPFDHDLYGDTLWTQGAVNGTVVGYDVRTGAVKRTVDLGTGCRAEFLKVTAHWLSWSCAGIPDRGGIYDLDKNTNLDYTEPFSQLGDGYVVQTHGREVRVTDVRGPEPVLKATYLTSDYNYESGLYAVDTAAGRVAYQENAAGDIRVADLGIPASPLARIDADVATGADLKAGAWKPRWWLSKPAGSWQLTLTSRTTGAVVRTLSGGEARGVVGPVWDGKDTAGRFVGNGAYTWALSVKPADGQGADLTAAGAVSVTGAGAVRRDLVGDDGAGDLLVMDSAGLVSLYKGTGSGGLSARIAGSGGVFPTSSVPVPFGDVNGDRCNDVLVRVGDQLRAYRPGCGRIVSASSPYTLIGTGWGQYDVLTSPGDVNGDGYQDLVARQASTGDMYFYAGTADHRLKSRVKIGTNWKTYTKITGVGDLNGDGHGDLLGIDSAGALWRYYGTASGAVTPRVKLATGWGGYTSVVGVGDISGDGKPELVGRTGDGRLYRHSATGTGTLAARVVIGTGGWQAFKGLY; this is encoded by the coding sequence GTGGCCGCAGCGACCCTTGTCGCCGGCGTCGGCCCCTTCGCGCTCACGGCCACCGCGGCCGAGGGCGACGGAGTCGTCTTTCCGGCGGCCGCCGCGTCACAGCCGCGGACCGTCGTCCCGCTCGTCGCGGGCCCCACCGGCTACCTGCGCTACGAGCAGGGCGTCGGACATTTCTGGAGCACCTATGCCGGTGTCTCCACGCCGATCTCCGTGGAAGAGGAGGGGCCAGAGGCCGACGGCACGTACGGTGCCGGTCTCGACGGCTTCGCCACGTACTTGGCCGACTGGACACCGCGGTCGGACTCGGTCCGGCTGGTGAACATGGCCACGGACAGCGTCAGCTACCTCGACATCCCGAGCGGTCACCGGTACGTCGGTGCCTTCGGTTCCACGGTCGTCACCTTCACCCAGGAGACGGCGACCGCCCCGCGCGCGTGGCACCTGCTCCGGCTGGTGAACGGCTCGGTGCAGGACACACCCGTGACCGGCTGGCCGGAGGGCGCGCTGCCGCCCGCCAAGGCGGTGACCGGGGGCGCGGACGGCGTCCTCGTCACGTACGAGGTGGGTGGCGTCCCCCGCTCCGGCTGGGTCGATCTGGCCTCGGCACAGGTCCGCCCCCTCCCCGCCGACGCGACCGCTCGGCCGGTGTCCACCGTTCACGGCCCGACCGAGGTCGTGGAGTGGGCGAAGGACGGCAAGGCGCGGTTCTACGCCAAGGGGGGCGCCGACGCGTCGGGGCCGCTCGCCCTGACCGCCACGGCCGATCTCCCGTACAACGAGGGCGATGTGCTGCTCGGCGTCGTCGGCGACCGGCTGATCGTCGGCCGCGCCTCCGGCCAGGCGTCCTCCGCCCCGTACCGCGTGGTCTCCGTGCCGCGCACGGGCGGGGACGAGACCACGCTCTTCGCCCACGGGCGGGGACAGGTGATGGCGGCTCCGGACGGTGGGCTGCTGCTCGTCGCCGGTACGGCCGCCGACGCGCTGGGCGTCCAGCGGCTCCGGGCGGAGGGGGACGGGACGACCGCGGCCGAGCTGGCGGACGTCACCCCGCTCACCTCGAAGCCGAGGTCGCTCAGTTTCAGCCATGGCCGGCTCCATTCCCTCGAGCGGATGCCGGACGAGACCAACTCCTACCGTTCGCGGACGGTTTCGGTCACGGGTGAGCTGACGGCCGGAGCGACGCAGGAGCACGGTGACTTCGGCTTCCCGCTCGAAGAGTGCACCGACTCGAACGGCTGTCCGGAACCCATGGCCACCGGCGACGGACGCATGGTCGTCCAGCCGCCCTACGGGTCGGACCTCCCGGCCCTGGTGGTGGAGCCGGGCGGGACCTCGGGGCGCGTCCTCAGCGACGAACTCGAGAACGTCCGGATCAATGACGTCTCCGGGCGTTACGCGATCGGCAGCGGACGGACCGGGACGGGCGAGTGGGTGTCCAACACCGCCTTCGATCTGGACACGGGCAAGCGACTCGCCACGTTCGAGGTTCCGTTCGACCACGACCTGTACGGCGACACTCTGTGGACACAGGGCGCGGTGAACGGAACGGTCGTCGGCTACGACGTCCGCACCGGCGCCGTGAAGCGCACGGTGGATCTCGGAACCGGCTGCCGGGCGGAGTTCCTCAAGGTCACGGCCCACTGGCTGAGCTGGAGCTGCGCCGGCATCCCCGACAGGGGCGGCATCTACGACCTGGACAAGAACACCAACCTGGACTACACCGAGCCGTTCTCGCAGCTCGGCGACGGCTACGTCGTCCAAACCCATGGCCGGGAGGTGCGGGTCACCGACGTCCGCGGTCCCGAGCCGGTCCTCAAGGCGACCTACCTGACCAGCGACTACAACTACGAGTCCGGCCTGTACGCCGTCGACACCGCCGCCGGCCGCGTCGCCTACCAGGAGAACGCCGCCGGTGACATCCGGGTGGCCGATCTCGGGATCCCGGCCTCGCCGCTGGCCCGTATCGATGCCGACGTGGCGACGGGCGCGGACCTGAAGGCCGGGGCGTGGAAGCCGCGTTGGTGGCTGTCGAAGCCTGCCGGGTCGTGGCAGCTGACGCTGACGAGCAGGACGACCGGCGCGGTGGTCCGGACCCTGTCAGGGGGCGAGGCGCGCGGCGTGGTGGGCCCGGTGTGGGACGGCAAGGACACGGCGGGCAGGTTCGTCGGGAACGGCGCGTACACGTGGGCGCTGAGCGTGAAGCCGGCCGACGGCCAGGGCGCGGACCTGACGGCGGCGGGCGCGGTGTCCGTGACCGGCGCCGGGGCGGTCCGGCGGGATCTGGTCGGCGACGACGGTGCCGGCGATCTGCTGGTGATGGATTCGGCGGGTCTGGTGTCGCTGTACAAGGGCACGGGCTCGGGTGGTCTGTCGGCGCGGATCGCCGGGTCGGGTGGCGTGTTCCCGACGTCGTCGGTGCCGGTGCCGTTCGGTGACGTGAACGGGGACCGCTGCAACGACGTCCTGGTGCGGGTCGGCGATCAGCTGCGTGCGTACCGGCCGGGCTGCGGCAGGATCGTGTCCGCGTCGTCCCCGTACACGCTGATCGGCACCGGGTGGGGGCAGTACGACGTGCTGACCTCCCCTGGAGACGTGAACGGCGACGGGTACCAGGACCTGGTGGCGCGTCAGGCGTCGACCGGCGACATGTACTTCTACGCGGGGACGGCCGATCACCGGCTCAAGAGCCGGGTGAAGATCGGCACGAACTGGAAGACGTACACGAAGATCACCGGGGTCGGCGACCTGAACGGTGACGGCCACGGTGACCTGCTGGGCATCGACTCGGCGGGTGCGCTGTGGCGGTACTACGGCACCGCATCGGGTGCCGTGACGCCGCGCGTGAAGCTGGCGACGGGCTGGGGCGGCTACACCTCGGTGGTCGGAGTGGGCGACATCAGCGGTGACGGGAAGCCGGAGCTCGTGGGTCGTACGGGTGACGGCCGGCTGTACCGGCACAGCGCGACGGGGACCGGCACGCTGGCGGCCCGGGTGGTGATCGGCACGGGCGGCTGGCAGGCGTTCAAGGGCCTGTACTGA
- a CDS encoding class I SAM-dependent DNA methyltransferase, with amino-acid sequence MTNGKSDADYEGMRPDRREQAEAFDAIGDSYDDAFPHKEGQVSAGDWLAGALSTGARVLDLGCGTGVPTARRLADAGFQVVGVDLSKEMVRLAQENVPEGEFHQLDIADLRPDGAADLGRFDAVTAFFSLLMLPRAEIPEALRTVRHLLVPGGLFVLSMVEADMDNRAIPFLGKSIRVSGYLREELRKVVEQDFEILEESSYTYAPAISDVPPEEQVFLCCRRRG; translated from the coding sequence GTGACAAACGGGAAAAGCGACGCCGACTACGAGGGCATGAGGCCCGATCGCAGGGAGCAGGCAGAAGCCTTCGACGCCATCGGCGACAGCTACGACGACGCCTTCCCGCACAAGGAGGGCCAGGTCTCCGCCGGCGATTGGCTGGCCGGGGCACTGTCCACGGGGGCGCGGGTGCTGGACCTGGGCTGCGGCACCGGAGTTCCGACCGCGCGCCGGCTGGCGGACGCCGGGTTCCAGGTGGTGGGCGTCGACCTGTCGAAGGAGATGGTGAGACTCGCCCAGGAGAACGTGCCGGAGGGGGAGTTCCACCAGCTCGACATCGCGGACCTCCGGCCGGACGGCGCCGCGGACCTCGGCCGCTTCGACGCGGTCACGGCCTTCTTCTCCCTGCTCATGCTCCCCCGCGCCGAGATCCCCGAGGCGCTGCGGACCGTCCGCCATCTGCTGGTCCCCGGCGGCCTGTTCGTGCTCTCGATGGTGGAGGCGGACATGGACAACCGCGCGATCCCGTTCCTCGGAAAGAGCATCCGGGTGTCCGGCTACCTCCGCGAGGAGCTGCGCAAGGTCGTCGAGCAGGACTTCGAGATCCTCGAGGAGTCCTCGTACACCTACGCCCCGGCGATCAGCGACGTGCCGCCGGAGGAACAGGTCTTCCTCTGCTGCCGACGACGCGGCTGA
- a CDS encoding RrF2 family transcriptional regulator, with product MRLTKFTDLALRAVMRLAVLEQGGPLTTREVAEEMNVPYAHMAKAIARLQHLGVLEARRGRGGGLELTVLGRRASVGWLVRELEGEGEVVACEGDAPCPLRGACRLRRALRDAQEAFHATLDPLTVADLVASPAGPVLVGLSGRRTG from the coding sequence GTGCGACTGACCAAGTTCACCGATCTGGCGCTTCGCGCCGTCATGCGCCTCGCCGTCTTGGAGCAGGGCGGGCCCCTGACGACCCGCGAGGTGGCGGAGGAGATGAACGTCCCGTACGCGCACATGGCCAAGGCGATCGCCCGGCTCCAGCACCTCGGAGTCCTGGAAGCCCGGCGAGGGCGCGGCGGGGGCCTCGAGCTGACCGTGCTCGGCCGCCGGGCGTCCGTCGGCTGGCTGGTGCGGGAGCTGGAGGGGGAAGGGGAAGTGGTCGCCTGTGAGGGCGATGCACCGTGCCCCCTGCGCGGGGCCTGCCGGCTGCGGCGGGCGCTGCGGGACGCGCAGGAGGCCTTTCACGCCACCCTGGACCCGCTGACGGTGGCGGATCTGGTGGCTTCGCCCGCCGGGCCGGTCCTGGTCGGGCTCTCGGGTCGCCGCACCGGATGA